A stretch of Mesorhizobium sp. M2A.F.Ca.ET.046.03.2.1 DNA encodes these proteins:
- a CDS encoding ABC transporter substrate-binding protein, with amino-acid sequence MTFLSTVKAIAISAALAVSVALPAAHADEQYFPLQSYRVGPYAAGGTGFFGGFIDYLNLINIRDGGVNGVKLTWDECETQYEVERGVECYERQKSHAGAAAWNPLSVGIAYAMIDRITADKVPLITVNHGRTDSTDGRVFPYVFPLLLNPYSETSGIVNYIAAKEGGIDKLKGKKIVVLYHGSPYGKETIPIYELLAQKYGFTVQQIEVPHPGNEQQSQWLTIRRAKPDFVVLRGWGVMNPVALKTAVKVGYPVDHIIGNVWSNSEEDVIPAGDAAKGYTAITTQASGNTYPVVQEIVKTVYGAGKGNLEDKSRIGSVYHNLGIVNGILNVEAIRIAQEKFGHRTLTGDEVRWGFEHLKLDPAKVEALGAKDLFHSINVSWDNHEGEGYVTFQQWDGKKWNVVSDWIAPDWTLLRPIIEKSAEAYAAEKGIKLRTAADADAVAATN; translated from the coding sequence ATGACCTTTCTCAGCACAGTCAAGGCGATTGCCATCTCGGCGGCGCTGGCCGTGTCGGTGGCCCTGCCGGCCGCCCACGCGGACGAGCAGTATTTCCCGCTGCAGAGCTATCGCGTCGGGCCCTACGCGGCCGGCGGCACCGGCTTCTTCGGCGGCTTCATCGACTACCTCAACCTGATCAACATCCGGGACGGCGGCGTCAACGGCGTCAAGCTGACCTGGGACGAGTGCGAGACCCAATACGAGGTCGAGCGCGGCGTCGAATGCTACGAGCGTCAGAAGAGCCACGCGGGTGCCGCCGCCTGGAATCCGCTGTCGGTCGGCATCGCCTACGCCATGATCGACCGCATCACCGCCGACAAGGTGCCGCTGATCACGGTCAATCACGGCCGCACTGACTCCACCGACGGGCGGGTCTTCCCCTATGTCTTCCCGCTGCTGCTCAACCCCTACAGCGAGACCTCCGGCATCGTGAACTACATCGCCGCCAAAGAAGGCGGCATCGACAAGCTGAAGGGCAAGAAGATCGTCGTGCTCTATCACGGCTCGCCCTACGGCAAGGAGACGATCCCTATCTATGAGCTCCTGGCGCAGAAATACGGCTTCACCGTGCAGCAGATCGAGGTGCCGCACCCCGGCAACGAGCAGCAGTCGCAGTGGCTGACGATCCGCCGCGCCAAGCCGGACTTCGTCGTGTTGCGCGGCTGGGGCGTGATGAACCCGGTGGCGCTGAAGACGGCGGTCAAGGTCGGCTATCCGGTCGACCACATCATCGGCAATGTCTGGTCGAACTCGGAAGAAGACGTCATCCCGGCCGGCGACGCCGCCAAGGGCTACACCGCCATCACCACCCAGGCCTCGGGCAACACCTATCCGGTGGTGCAGGAGATCGTGAAGACCGTCTACGGCGCCGGCAAGGGCAACCTCGAGGACAAGTCGCGCATCGGCTCGGTCTACCACAATCTCGGCATCGTCAACGGCATCCTCAATGTCGAGGCAATCCGCATCGCGCAGGAGAAGTTCGGCCACCGCACGCTGACCGGCGATGAGGTGCGCTGGGGCTTCGAGCACCTCAAGCTCGATCCGGCCAAGGTCGAGGCGCTCGGCGCCAAGGACCTGTTCCACTCCATCAATGTTAGCTGGGACAACCACGAAGGCGAAGGCTACGTGACCTTCCAGCAGTGGGACGGAAAGAAGTGGAACGTCGTCTCCGACTGGATCGCCCCTGACTGGACGCTGCTGCGGCCGATCATCGAAAAGTCGGCTGAAGCCTACGCGGCCGAGAAGGGCATCAAGCTGCGCACCGCCGCCGATGCCGACGCGGTAGCCGCCACTAACTGA
- a CDS encoding ABC transporter ATP-binding protein, which translates to MPGNDVILAVDNIHATYNHAITALHGVSFEIRQGEMLALLGANGAGKTTTLKAVSNLLPAERGQITAGSIRFDGGDVSRRQPGDLVRAGLVQVLEGRHCFKSLSVEENLVSGGIGRSGSRAEINRDLERIYAYFPRLREKRRTLSGLTSGGEQQMTAIGRALMSRPRLLVLDEPSMGLAPLIVQDIFQTLRKLNRESGLSILVAEQNSAVALGYADHATVLENGVSVLSGAAASLRQREDVRAFYLGQQPSSAAQPTHLHAVV; encoded by the coding sequence ATGCCGGGCAATGACGTCATCCTCGCCGTGGACAATATCCACGCCACCTACAATCACGCCATCACGGCGTTGCACGGCGTCAGCTTCGAGATCAGGCAGGGCGAGATGCTGGCGCTGCTCGGCGCCAACGGTGCCGGCAAGACCACCACGCTGAAAGCCGTCTCCAACCTGCTGCCGGCCGAGCGCGGCCAGATCACCGCCGGTTCGATCAGGTTCGATGGCGGAGACGTCTCGCGGCGACAGCCGGGCGACCTGGTGCGCGCCGGGCTCGTCCAGGTGCTGGAAGGCCGCCACTGCTTCAAGAGCCTCAGCGTCGAGGAGAACCTGGTTTCGGGCGGCATCGGCCGCAGCGGCAGCCGGGCCGAGATCAATCGGGATCTGGAACGGATCTACGCCTATTTCCCCCGCCTGCGGGAAAAGCGCCGGACCTTGTCGGGGCTGACCTCGGGCGGCGAACAGCAGATGACGGCGATCGGCCGGGCGCTGATGTCGCGACCGCGGCTGCTCGTCCTCGACGAGCCGTCGATGGGGCTTGCCCCGCTCATCGTCCAGGACATCTTCCAGACGCTCAGGAAGCTGAACCGCGAGAGCGGCCTGTCGATCCTGGTCGCCGAGCAGAATTCGGCGGTCGCGCTTGGCTATGCCGACCATGCGACGGTGCTCGAGAACGGGGTCTCGGTTCTCTCCGGCGCCGCCGCCAGCCTGCGCCAGCGCGAGGATGTGCGCGCCTTCTATCTCGGACAACAGCCTTCATCCGCCGCCCAACCAACCCATCTCCACGCCGTCGTGTGA
- a CDS encoding SfnB family sulfur acquisition oxidoreductase: protein MTVSNVKTDKAAAAVPPVLRPATAAHIIKDDAEAIAVAHRLAAEFVKESSRRDRERIWPVAELDQFSQSGLWSINVPKAFGGPEVSYATLAKVIEIISAADSSIGQIAQNHLGVVAAIRTVSDKDQQALLFAEVLKGTRFGNAFSEFGSKRAADFETKFTDAGDHVIVNGQKFYSSGALLAHLVPIVALDDEGRAWYAIADRGAPGLTVIDDWSSFGQRTTLSGTVIIDNVKVPKTHLVPGYKGYDKPTADGAIFQIIQVAVDTGIAQAAINETVHFVRTRSRAWIDSGVANAWDDPYTIQAIGDLTLRLHAAQALLEKAGHAIDRAVAEPTAETVAHAQIVTAEAKILSTEIAIAATNKLFELAGTRSTLAEHNLDRHWRNARTHTLHDPVRWKYSILGKYFLNGENPPLHAWS, encoded by the coding sequence ATGACTGTGTCCAACGTCAAGACCGACAAAGCCGCGGCCGCCGTGCCGCCGGTGCTGCGCCCGGCCACCGCCGCGCATATCATCAAGGATGATGCCGAAGCGATCGCGGTCGCCCATCGTCTCGCGGCCGAGTTCGTCAAGGAGTCCTCCAGGCGCGACCGCGAGCGGATCTGGCCGGTGGCCGAGCTCGACCAGTTCTCGCAGAGCGGCCTATGGTCGATCAACGTGCCGAAGGCGTTCGGCGGACCGGAAGTGTCCTACGCCACATTGGCCAAGGTGATCGAGATCATCTCGGCCGCCGATTCCTCGATCGGCCAGATCGCGCAGAATCACCTCGGCGTCGTCGCGGCCATCCGCACCGTCTCCGACAAGGACCAGCAGGCGCTGCTGTTTGCCGAAGTGCTGAAGGGAACGCGGTTCGGCAACGCCTTTTCCGAATTCGGCTCCAAGCGCGCCGCCGATTTCGAGACGAAGTTCACCGACGCCGGCGACCATGTCATCGTCAACGGCCAAAAATTCTATTCATCGGGCGCGCTGCTTGCCCATCTGGTGCCGATCGTGGCCCTCGACGACGAGGGCCGGGCCTGGTACGCGATCGCCGATCGCGGCGCGCCTGGCCTGACCGTGATCGACGACTGGTCGAGCTTCGGCCAGCGCACGACGCTGTCGGGCACCGTCATCATCGACAACGTCAAGGTGCCGAAGACGCATCTCGTGCCCGGCTATAAGGGTTATGACAAGCCGACCGCAGACGGCGCCATTTTCCAGATCATCCAGGTGGCGGTGGACACCGGCATCGCGCAGGCCGCGATCAACGAAACGGTCCATTTCGTCAGGACCAGGAGCCGCGCCTGGATCGACAGCGGCGTCGCCAATGCCTGGGACGATCCCTACACGATCCAGGCCATCGGCGACCTGACGCTTCGCCTGCACGCCGCGCAGGCGCTGCTCGAAAAGGCCGGCCACGCCATCGATCGGGCAGTCGCCGAGCCGACCGCCGAGACGGTGGCGCATGCGCAGATCGTCACCGCGGAAGCGAAGATCCTGTCGACCGAGATCGCCATCGCGGCGACCAACAAACTGTTCGAGCTGGCCGGCACTCGCTCGACGCTCGCCGAGCACAATCTCGACCGCCACTGGCGCAATGCGCGCACCCACACGCTGCACGATCCGGTGCGCTGGAAATATTCGATCCTCGGCAAGTATTTCCTCAATGGCGAGAACCCGCCGCTGCACGCCTGGAGCTGA
- a CDS encoding GMC family oxidoreductase has product MTKGIGGRNPDADVVIVGGGSAGALLAARLSEEPARRVLLIEAGEEATDPDIWNPAAWPALQGRSYDWDYRTEPQAGTAGRVHHWARGRLIGGSSCLHAMGYMRGHPCDFQAWADATDDHRWSWNELLPVFQAIENHPLGGDGIHGKGGPLPIYLPTDEVSPLARAFIEAGASLGLPRLKGHNSGEMIGVTPNSLNIRDGRRVTVADAWLTPAVRSRGNLTILTGSRVRRLILDGNRMRSLEVVGRHGSLLEVFADQVVLCAGALESPALLMRSGIGPHDILQAAGVGCLIDMPEIGRNLQDHLLGAGNLYAARKPVPPSRLQHSESMAYMRAAGFAGIGQPEIVVGCGVAPIVSERFQAPAAGTAYSLLFGITHPTSRGGVRVSGPELDDRLIIDPAYLQTSQDRKLFRQALAAAREIGHRDELADWRERELLPGALNGEAEIDNFIAQSVITHHHPCGTCRMGKDVDAVVDANLRLKALDNLFVVDASVMPNLTAGPIHAAVLAIAETFARWHRAPL; this is encoded by the coding sequence ATGACCAAGGGGATTGGCGGGCGCAACCCGGATGCCGATGTCGTCATCGTCGGCGGTGGCTCGGCAGGCGCGTTGCTTGCGGCGCGGCTGAGCGAGGAGCCGGCCCGTCGCGTTCTGCTGATCGAGGCAGGCGAGGAGGCGACCGACCCCGACATCTGGAATCCGGCTGCCTGGCCCGCGCTTCAGGGCCGCAGCTACGACTGGGACTATCGCACGGAGCCGCAAGCCGGCACGGCGGGCCGCGTGCATCATTGGGCGCGGGGGCGGCTGATCGGCGGCTCGAGTTGCCTCCACGCCATGGGCTACATGCGCGGCCATCCCTGCGACTTCCAGGCCTGGGCCGACGCGACCGACGATCACCGATGGAGCTGGAATGAACTGCTGCCGGTTTTCCAGGCCATCGAAAACCACCCGCTTGGCGGCGATGGCATCCACGGCAAGGGCGGGCCGTTGCCGATCTATCTGCCGACGGACGAAGTAAGTCCGCTTGCCCGTGCCTTCATCGAGGCAGGCGCGTCGTTGGGCCTGCCTCGCCTTAAGGGTCACAACAGCGGGGAGATGATCGGCGTCACCCCGAACTCTCTGAACATTCGAGATGGACGGCGGGTTACGGTCGCCGACGCCTGGCTCACGCCGGCTGTCCGAAGCCGCGGAAATCTGACCATCCTGACGGGATCCCGGGTGCGACGGCTGATCTTGGACGGCAATCGCATGCGCAGTCTCGAAGTTGTGGGACGACACGGCAGCCTTTTGGAGGTCTTTGCGGATCAGGTTGTGCTCTGCGCCGGCGCGCTGGAAAGTCCGGCTTTGCTGATGCGCTCAGGCATTGGCCCGCACGATATACTCCAGGCCGCCGGCGTTGGCTGTTTGATCGATATGCCGGAAATCGGTCGAAACCTTCAGGACCATCTGCTTGGTGCCGGCAATCTTTATGCGGCCCGCAAGCCGGTTCCGCCGTCGCGCCTCCAGCATTCCGAATCGATGGCCTATATGCGGGCTGCCGGGTTCGCCGGTATCGGGCAGCCCGAAATTGTCGTTGGCTGCGGCGTGGCGCCGATCGTGTCCGAACGCTTTCAGGCGCCTGCCGCCGGCACGGCCTATTCGTTGCTGTTCGGAATAACGCATCCCACGAGCCGCGGCGGCGTGCGGGTAAGCGGGCCGGAACTCGATGACCGGTTGATCATCGACCCCGCATATCTGCAAACCAGCCAGGATCGAAAACTGTTCCGACAGGCTCTGGCGGCGGCACGAGAGATCGGCCATCGAGACGAACTCGCCGATTGGCGAGAGCGCGAGCTTCTGCCAGGTGCTCTGAATGGTGAGGCGGAGATCGACAATTTCATCGCGCAGTCGGTCATCACGCACCATCATCCCTGCGGCACCTGCAGGATGGGCAAGGACGTGGACGCCGTCGTCGATGCGAACCTACGGCTCAAGGCGCTTGACAACCTTTTTGTCGTGGACGCGTCGGTTATGCCCAATCTCACCGCGGGACCGATTCATGCTGCGGTCCTCGCGATCGCCGAGACTTTCGCGCGATGGCACCGGGCACCGCTATGA
- a CDS encoding GntR family transcriptional regulator produces MPPELNLRISPRTVQQETVDKLRLAILSGLFQPGNRLIESQLCAQLGVSRPSLREALRSLEAERLIEIVPNRGPSIPALSWSEATAIYEVRELLEVEAAGRCASRITTEQLRELEKSLAAFEEAASSNDSLAQVMTAADFYSIILANCGNPILEEVHRGLVARISFFRGRSMSLEGRAQSSLAEMRQIYESIAAGDEKAARKASKRHLLKAKAAAKMSMNSES; encoded by the coding sequence ATGCCGCCCGAACTGAATTTGCGGATTTCGCCACGAACAGTGCAGCAAGAGACTGTCGACAAGCTGCGGCTCGCAATCCTGTCGGGGCTGTTTCAGCCGGGGAACCGTCTTATTGAAAGCCAGTTGTGCGCACAGCTCGGCGTCAGTCGCCCCTCGCTGAGGGAGGCATTGCGCAGCCTTGAGGCCGAACGCCTGATCGAGATCGTGCCCAATCGCGGGCCGTCGATACCGGCGCTTTCGTGGAGCGAGGCAACCGCAATCTACGAGGTTCGAGAGCTGCTGGAAGTGGAGGCGGCCGGACGATGCGCGTCAAGAATCACCACGGAACAGTTGCGTGAGCTCGAGAAATCGCTTGCCGCCTTCGAAGAAGCCGCCTCGAGCAATGACAGCCTGGCCCAGGTCATGACCGCGGCCGACTTCTATTCAATCATACTTGCGAATTGCGGCAATCCCATCCTCGAGGAAGTCCATCGCGGTCTGGTGGCCAGGATCAGCTTTTTCCGGGGACGCTCGATGTCTTTGGAGGGCAGAGCGCAAAGTAGCCTGGCGGAGATGCGGCAGATATACGAATCCATTGCCGCCGGCGACGAGAAGGCCGCCCGCAAAGCCTCGAAACGGCACCTTTTGAAGGCAAAAGCGGCGGCAAAGATGTCCATGAACAGCGAGAGTTGA
- a CDS encoding alpha/beta hydrolase — MILLRKEAAAPGIVNVVADVLSSQVGSRRVDTNRIALNVRESGTGPLMLFFHGITSNSAVFAPLMAQLSARFTTVAVDQRGHGLSDKPESGYEANDYADDIASLIRAFGQGPAILVGHSLGARNSVTAAARNPELVRSVIAIDFTPYIETEALDALESRVNAGDRIFRDVEAVQEYLAGRYPNIPADAIRIRAESGYRRVEGGLRPLASPSAMAQTAKGLRADLTQAYRDVAKPVLIVRGEESKLVSAAALAKTSRLRPDLPVVVVPGADHYVNEVCPEVTLKAITNFIDA, encoded by the coding sequence ATGATCCTTTTACGCAAGGAAGCAGCAGCGCCGGGGATCGTAAACGTGGTGGCAGACGTACTTTCCAGTCAGGTTGGTTCGCGACGTGTGGACACCAATCGCATCGCCTTGAATGTGCGCGAGAGCGGCACCGGCCCGCTGATGCTGTTTTTCCACGGCATAACGTCTAACTCCGCGGTGTTCGCGCCGTTGATGGCGCAGCTTTCGGCCCGCTTCACGACTGTAGCTGTCGACCAGAGAGGGCATGGCCTCAGCGACAAGCCCGAAAGCGGCTACGAGGCGAATGACTACGCGGATGACATCGCCAGCCTGATACGCGCCTTCGGCCAGGGGCCTGCCATCCTCGTCGGACATTCACTCGGCGCCAGGAACTCCGTCACCGCGGCGGCGAGAAATCCGGAGCTGGTGCGGTCCGTGATCGCGATCGACTTCACCCCCTATATCGAGACCGAAGCGCTCGATGCCCTGGAGAGTCGGGTGAACGCCGGAGACCGAATTTTCAGGGATGTCGAGGCCGTCCAGGAATATCTCGCGGGCCGCTATCCGAATATTCCCGCCGATGCCATCAGGATCAGAGCGGAGAGCGGCTATCGGCGGGTCGAAGGCGGTCTGCGTCCGCTGGCGTCGCCCTCGGCGATGGCTCAGACCGCCAAGGGCCTTCGCGCGGACCTGACGCAGGCTTACCGCGACGTGGCGAAGCCCGTCCTCATCGTCCGCGGCGAAGAGAGCAAGCTGGTTTCGGCGGCGGCGCTGGCAAAGACCAGTCGGTTGCGGCCCGATCTGCCCGTGGTGGTCGTCCCGGGAGCCGACCACTACGTCAACGAAGTGTGTCCCGAGGTCACGCTGAAAGCCATCACCAATTTCATCGACGCCTGA
- a CDS encoding NAD(P)/FAD-dependent oxidoreductase, with amino-acid sequence MANVNKTPGKTRRAEVAGGGFAGLTAAIALKQNGWDVRLHEKSSELRAFGAGIYLWHNGLRVLEGLGALDDVLQGSHTPPTYETWMHNKSISRETFNGLPWRIMTRSHLHDALVSRARALGVDIRVDSEAVAADPEGRLTLQTGEVLEADLIVGADGVGSKVRDSIGFKQDRWTSKDGIIRLIVPRKKKELGHGEWDNTIDMWNFWPRVQRILYSPCNENELYLGLMAPAADPRGSKVPLDLEVWVEMFPFLEPCLVEAAKLETARYDTYQTNKLDSWTRGKVALVGDAAHAMCPALAQGAGCAMVNAFSLSQDLEEGASVEDALVAWETRIRPITDRCQALSGDYAANRSLSKGNMFTPAALEAARFDPLRRVYSWPQ; translated from the coding sequence ATGGCCAATGTAAACAAAACTCCGGGCAAGACGCGTCGCGCGGAGGTCGCCGGTGGGGGCTTCGCCGGCCTGACGGCCGCCATCGCTCTCAAGCAGAACGGCTGGGACGTCAGGTTGCACGAAAAAAGCTCCGAACTGCGGGCATTCGGCGCGGGCATCTATCTCTGGCACAATGGCCTTCGCGTGCTCGAAGGGCTGGGCGCCTTGGACGATGTTCTCCAGGGGTCGCATACGCCTCCGACCTACGAAACCTGGATGCATAACAAGTCGATCTCCAGGGAGACGTTCAACGGCCTTCCCTGGCGCATCATGACGCGCAGCCATTTGCACGATGCTCTCGTCAGCCGCGCTCGTGCCCTGGGGGTCGATATTCGCGTCGATTCCGAGGCGGTCGCGGCCGACCCGGAAGGCCGCCTGACCCTCCAGACCGGCGAGGTTCTGGAAGCCGACCTGATCGTCGGAGCGGACGGCGTGGGCTCCAAGGTCAGGGACTCCATAGGGTTCAAGCAGGACCGCTGGACGTCGAAGGATGGAATTATCCGGCTGATCGTCCCGCGCAAGAAAAAGGAACTCGGCCACGGCGAGTGGGACAACACCATCGACATGTGGAACTTCTGGCCGCGCGTCCAGCGTATCCTTTATTCGCCCTGCAACGAGAACGAATTGTATCTGGGTCTGATGGCGCCGGCCGCCGATCCGCGTGGGTCGAAAGTTCCGCTCGACCTCGAGGTCTGGGTCGAGATGTTCCCTTTCCTCGAGCCATGCCTGGTCGAAGCCGCGAAGCTCGAGACTGCGCGGTACGACACGTATCAGACGAACAAGCTGGACAGCTGGACCAGAGGCAAGGTGGCGCTGGTGGGCGACGCCGCGCATGCGATGTGCCCGGCTCTTGCCCAGGGCGCCGGCTGCGCGATGGTCAACGCCTTCAGCCTGTCGCAGGACCTGGAGGAGGGCGCTTCGGTCGAGGATGCGCTCGTCGCCTGGGAGACGCGTATTCGCCCGATCACCGATCGCTGCCAGGCCCTTTCCGGCGACTATGCGGCGAACCGCTCGCTTTCCAAGGGAAACATGTTCACGCCGGCCGCGCTCGAAGCCGCGCGCTTCGACCCGCTGCGCCGTGTCTACTCGTGGCCGCAATAG
- a CDS encoding amino acid synthesis family protein produces MNYSSEVERDYDVRGWYASVQESRHDGGTPGETLVKVATGVVIRNPFAGKYVAELSDLTNPSSAIGHALGERAVALLGNRPVESYGKGGIAGTAGEQEHVVACITTVFGDPLRQQVGGGKAWISSVSKVAVAGTTIDIPLAHKDELYIRSHYDAVTFSVPDAPRPDELLICVAVASGPRVHQRVGGKSVADLKAGV; encoded by the coding sequence ATGAATTATTCCAGTGAAGTCGAGCGGGATTACGATGTCAGGGGATGGTACGCCTCGGTCCAAGAAAGCCGGCATGACGGCGGCACGCCTGGCGAGACCCTCGTCAAGGTCGCGACTGGCGTCGTCATACGCAATCCGTTCGCCGGAAAGTACGTCGCCGAATTGTCCGATCTGACCAATCCGAGTTCGGCTATCGGCCATGCGCTCGGCGAACGTGCCGTGGCGCTGCTCGGCAACAGGCCGGTCGAGAGCTATGGCAAGGGCGGTATCGCGGGCACGGCCGGAGAGCAGGAGCATGTGGTCGCCTGCATCACCACCGTATTTGGCGATCCGCTGCGCCAGCAGGTCGGCGGCGGCAAAGCCTGGATCTCGTCGGTCAGCAAGGTCGCCGTTGCCGGCACCACCATCGATATTCCGCTTGCCCACAAGGACGAGCTCTACATCCGCTCCCACTATGACGCCGTCACTTTTTCGGTGCCGGACGCGCCGCGCCCGGACGAGCTTTTGATCTGCGTTGCGGTCGCATCGGGCCCGCGCGTGCATCAGCGCGTCGGCGGCAAATCCGTCGCCGACCTCAAGGCCGGCGTCTAG
- a CDS encoding YbhB/YbcL family Raf kinase inhibitor-like protein yields the protein MPLNIKDLKITSADFQPLGRLRDEHAGDKGNVVPRLSISGVPAGTKELALICHDPDAPLANGFTHWVVYGIDPSTTDLSDAQEKFRVGPNGAGDKQYYGPQPPAGHGKHHYYFWIYALDTKVEGTPAREEFLQKYAGNIIEQNRIVGIYENK from the coding sequence ATGCCCCTGAACATCAAGGACCTCAAGATTACGTCGGCGGATTTCCAGCCGCTCGGAAGATTGCGCGACGAGCACGCGGGCGACAAGGGCAACGTGGTGCCCAGGCTCAGCATCAGCGGCGTTCCTGCAGGAACAAAGGAACTGGCGCTGATCTGTCATGATCCGGACGCGCCCCTGGCCAATGGTTTCACGCATTGGGTCGTCTACGGCATCGATCCCTCGACCACCGATCTTTCGGACGCGCAGGAAAAATTTCGCGTCGGACCCAACGGCGCGGGCGACAAGCAGTATTACGGGCCGCAGCCGCCCGCTGGCCATGGCAAGCATCACTACTACTTCTGGATCTATGCGCTCGACACGAAGGTCGAAGGCACCCCCGCCAGGGAAGAGTTCCTGCAGAAATATGCCGGGAACATCATCGAGCAGAACCGGATCGTCGGCATCTACGAGAACAAGTGA
- a CDS encoding class II aldolase/adducin family protein, with translation MKDNNPVRQKVFEELVTATKILLHEGIMDTFGHISARDPEDPESFFLAQKLAPSLITVDDIQRFNLDGETPDNRPSYLERYIHSEIYKARPDVQCVLHTHSPAVLPYCFVDTPLRPVTHMGAFIGESVPVYEIRDKHGDETDLFGGSPDVCADIAESLGGSTVVLMARHGVVNVGNSVREVVFRAFYLEQEAKALTAGLQIGTIKYLSPGEIKTAGKLVGAQIDRGWNHWSQRLREAGLL, from the coding sequence ATGAAAGACAACAACCCGGTGCGCCAGAAGGTCTTCGAAGAGCTGGTCACGGCGACGAAGATACTTCTGCACGAAGGCATCATGGACACGTTCGGGCATATCAGCGCCCGCGACCCCGAGGACCCCGAAAGCTTCTTTCTGGCTCAGAAGCTCGCGCCGAGCCTGATAACCGTCGACGACATCCAGCGTTTCAATCTCGACGGCGAGACGCCGGATAACCGGCCCTCCTATCTGGAGCGCTATATTCACAGCGAAATCTACAAGGCGCGGCCGGACGTCCAGTGCGTGCTCCACACCCACTCGCCGGCCGTCTTGCCCTATTGCTTCGTCGACACGCCGCTGCGGCCGGTCACCCACATGGGGGCCTTCATCGGCGAGTCCGTCCCGGTGTACGAGATCCGCGACAAGCACGGCGACGAAACGGACCTCTTCGGCGGCAGCCCCGATGTCTGCGCGGACATTGCCGAAAGCCTCGGCGGCAGCACCGTGGTCCTGATGGCGCGTCATGGCGTCGTCAATGTCGGCAACTCCGTGCGCGAGGTCGTCTTCCGCGCCTTCTATCTCGAGCAGGAAGCGAAGGCGCTCACGGCCGGCCTGCAGATCGGCACGATCAAGTATCTGTCGCCGGGCGAGATCAAGACGGCGGGAAAGCTCGTCGGCGCCCAGATCGACCGCGGGTGGAACCACTGGTCGCAGCGCCTGAGAGAGGCTGGCCTGCTCTAG